DNA from Colletotrichum higginsianum IMI 349063 chromosome 7 map unlocalized unitig_7, whole genome shotgun sequence:
CTGGATCCAAGTCTCAGCATCGCACGCCATAACAGCGTCCGGGAGTCGGTCAAAACTCCCTTCGACCCTCCAATCGATCtgcgaccgccgccgcctcctccctcctcctgcATACGCCCAGAGAGCCTCCTCCGTCAAGACACCCGCCAGACGGGCAGACAAGAACGCCATGGCCGTCGGACATGACACGGGGTGCCTTTGTCAAAAAGGACTGCGCCTCCCCTCTTCAACCGTGAATTCGGAAGattagagagagagagtgtgtgtgtgagagaaaTAGGACAGAGAGACACAGAGAAAAGAGGATGGGGGGCAAAAGTACGCGAACCTTGGATCCCGCTCTGATGCATCCTTTCCGTCTTCGTCCTTCAccgtctccccccctttAAAACAAGCAACCACCGCACCACCCAGCTCTCCTCACGCTGGCGCAGCCATTCCCATCCTTCTCATTTGGGCGGCCGCCGACCATGTCGCTCACGCTACCCTTCCCGACCACCAGGTTCGGCCCAGGCTTCACGGTCCCCACAGCCGTGACCGTCACCGAGGGCGGCCGAACCATCACCCTcacgccctcgcccaccgTCGGCACACCCGCCACCTCCGACGCCTCGCCCTTCCCCGACAACATCCTGCAGCAGTCCGGCCTCGCGCCGGGGCAGATCATCGGCatcaccgtcggcgccaccTCGagcctcgtcttcctcgttgTCGCCCTCGTCTGGTTCTGGAACCGCCGTCGCGCGCggcgcctcgccgcccgcgacgaggccctcgacacCGTCATGGAGGACCCGGAAAAGCCCGACGACGCGGCCATCCTGGCCCACAACGCCGGAGAGACCACGgagctgccggcgccgaggggtCTGCACGAGATGCCCGAGACGCGAGAGGGGCCACCCGTCGAGCTGCCGGCTCCTGTCGAGAGGCACGAGATGCCCGCCTAACGCCGCTCGCCCCGGGGAGGAAGTAAAAGGGAATCAGCACGATGTAGATGGCGCCCCGGAGTCGGAGACCTGATGAAACGAAATTGGAATGAGACCCACGATACCCTCGCTAAGCACTGTCCTCGCTTTAGCATCGTTACGACCCGAGTCGGACTCTGTGAGAAAGACTCATCCTATTTTTGCAAGCATAGTTGCCAAAGAGTGTGGATAGCCCTGTAATGTATGTGCGGAGGAACAAGTCTGGAATACCTATTAGACCGGCACGACACAGGCTGGTATCTACGCAACCTACGCATACGGGTCCTGAGCGGGAGATAACCTGTAGCGTAAATAGAATCAAAAGAAATTCAAAACACACGAGGCGCATCTCCTGTTGACAGGGAATTACTTTTCCCACCTCACTGTGACACCACACCGGGTGGAGGATCCGGCAATCTCGCCAAGATCCGGGGTCAAATTTGCGCGATTGAACGCTTGCTTTACAGAGTTTGTATACACAGGCCTAACAGCCATCCTGTTTGTCGCCTCCCTTCTGAGAGGGGTCGCTTGCTGCCAGTCCCTAATAACCACCCTGAAACTCCCTGTTGCCATGTAGAATACACTCCAGCGCTTGAATACTCGCAAGGCTGCGTCGGCGGCTGCCTCCCACCATCATCCTCGGGTGGAACTCTTGACGTCCTACGACTGATCCTCACCGTAGGTCGACGGGGCTATACTAAGGTCGATATCGAGCTCCTTCAGGaagaggtcgtcgagggtgcTGCCGTCGCGGGCGTAGACCCAGGCGCCAGCGGCGGTGCCCTCCTTTTCGTTCTGCGAgtcgccgacgatgaccCAGTCGTAGCGCTTAGGGCCCGAGATGGGCGACGAGAGCCAGATCTGCTTGTTGGGGGGTTGCTTGTTGATCACGTAGGTGCCGGCGTCGGGAAATGTGACGGTGAGAACACCAGCCTGTGTAACCCTAGTCAGCATACGCGCGCGATTGTTTGCGTTGAGATTTCGTAATGCGTCAAACAGGGGGGGCAAGGTCGTGAAATCAGAGATTCAGTGGCGTGGTTCTTTCAGCAGAGTAATTGCTTACAGAATACTCGACATCGATTCCCTCGCGGGCATCAGCAAGCTCCTCAAGCTGTGTGAGGATGGTCTCCAGGTGAGCGTCTGAGAGCTCGTGGTACTCGGCATCTGTGAGCTCAACGATATTCATTTTGACCTCGTCCTTGGGcgtctccttgaccttgggatCGTCGGTATCGGGCATGATGCCGCGGGCAGcgacggacgacgtcgtgAAGAGCTTCCGGGCCGGAACTACAGAGACGGCCGGCTTgggggcgaggaggaggagggcagaGCGGCGTGGGATGGCCAGACGGGCCTGCGACGAGGCGCGGAGCGTGCGGGCAGCCGCGCCAGAGAGCTTCGTGAGGTTGCTGCGGGCCATAATAGCTGTATGTGGGTGAAATTGGACAGTTGGATAGCTGGTATTGTAGAGTTTTACGTTTGAACTGTGAGTGTTTGGTGGACGAAGCAGAGAGCAAAGGAGAGGGTTGGTTTTGTTGGAGATTGAGATGGTGTTTCTAAGAGGCGGAACGGAAGATGGAAGACAGCTTCGATTGCTTTGCTTGTTTCCCCACGTTGCTGCAGGAGTGACGGGGGAGGAAGCTGCAAGTGCTTCTTCGACCCACAGGCGATGAAAGAATCGAGCTTGGGCCATCGAGCGGCCCCGGGGTGTGGATTACGTCAGAAAGTCATGTGCCCGAACGACCAGCGCACCtttcatttttgggtggtACTCAGCGGGATGGATGTGGATGGCAATGGTAAGGCAATTAATTGCTGAGGCACCTGCTGGACCCCACCAAAGCAGCGAGCGCGCATCGAGAGAGATTGGTGGGCCATCCCGCGAGAGCACTCGCCAGCCTCACGATACTCTCCACCAAGTCGTGATGCTCAGACAACAGAGAATACAATGATCAACGCCTTTCTGGTCTTCAACGGCCAGGGTCAGCCCAGGCTGACCAAGTTCTACACTCAACTGGTACGAGCCAAGCAAGGCGCAAGGGATGCGCTTCGTTGAGCAAGTTGGCTGACACCCCATCGTCACAGGAAACCAGCATGCAACAGCGCCTGATCTCCGAGATCTTCACCCTCGTCTCCAACCGTCCGGCCGGCTCTTGCAACTTCCTCCCGCTGCCCCCGTtgctcgccgcctcgggcaCCTCgcactcgtcgtcgtcggaggAGAATGACGTGCCCTCCCTCGTCACCTACCGCAACTACGCGACCCTCtacttcatcgtcatctcgacctcgaccgagTCGCCCCTCGCGCTGATCGACCTGATCCAAGTCTACGTCGAAGCGCTCGATAAGCTCTTTGAGAACGTGTGCGAGCTGGACCTCATCTTCAACTTCGAGACGTTACACGCGACACTGGGCGAGATGATTGTGGGAGGAGTGGTGATAGAGACGAATCTGGATCGCATCGTGTCTGGGGTGAGGGCGCAAGGCACCGTAGCCAAACGACCCGTGAACGAGGGCCGCAACGTCGGGCTGGGAGGCGGACTGGGCATGGGTGGCAACTTCGTCTGGCATGGACGGTAAACTGGGACGTTTTCTGAGAGGAATATCATCGTTCTTGTTCAAGTGATTGTGGTTATACATGGGgctctttttttctttcttgcgCCGGGTATTCAAAACGCCAATAACTCCTTCCAATGCTGATGCTTCTACGTCGGCCGATGGCTTATTTGGGCGACGCGGTGGAGGTGGGCGCTTCGGGCGCTTCAGGCGCATCTCTGCGTCGCTCGTAGCGTTTGTCGGCATCGATGGTACCAAAcacgccgaggacgcgctTGCGGATCTGGCGGGAAGTGTGAGCAAAACCCGACATCTAGAGCAAGGATTGAAAAGCTGGTTGCCTACCTCTTCAGAAGGCCTATACTGCCTGCCAAAGAACTCGAgctcggagaagaagaacgtcCAGCCAAGGAAACCTGGTGCGGGTTAGAACAATTCCCATATCCACGCCGCAGTATCCTGCACGAACCGACGACTGTCGCAAGCTGGGCCAGCTTGACGGCCTTGTTCCATCGCGGCCTCGCGTATACCAGTGCTAGGCGCCGCTTGTATTTCTTCTCGAATCGGAGCTGGGACTGGGGCGAAAGGCTCGTGAAGTTGGGAGGCCAGACTTTTTTCGTCCGGTATGGGTTGTTAAAGACTGTAAGCTTGGAGCCGGCAGCTTCGGCCGCTCGTCGCACAAACGTGGGAAACATTGTCGATCTGGCTGCACGTCGACTTGGCCGGGGTGGTTTAGCGGGCGATTTGGACAGACAAGATCTCAACGGTGCAGCGTTTGGCCTCGGAACGTTCGCGACGGGAGAAGCTCGTCGGACTGCACAGCCGCACCCAAGATTGGCCATGGATGGTCAGCCACATCGCACTAGCCAATATGTCCCGGCGAGCAGTCGGAGCTCGAAACGGGTACGTACCGCCCAATGACAGTATGCCTTTCGACCCGGTGAAACACAGCGCTCTATTACCgcatacatcgtacacaGGGGATAGCGGCCAGTGACCGCTAACACTGATCAGTGACCCGACAATACCCCGCCATAACCACCCACGCCCATCGCGGGGCACACTCAGCCTCGAAAAAAACATCGGAGCTGCGACGAAATCTCCCCCCACGTTCGATTGTGACTCAGGATCCTCGACCACAACGTTCCGAAGGAGCAGCAAACGAGCACGCGGTCGATTTCCGAGAGTGAACTGCATCGTTCGGCGCAACGAGCCTAACGTCGAAACACATTTACCCGCATTGAGTCGGCTGGAATTGGCTTCCCCCTCTTGCGGATTCCCAATTCCACGGATCATCGAACGAGATACCCGCAATCATGGCCAACGAAGCCGCCAAGGCCCTTGAGGCTCTCCAGGTCTCCAAGACCAAGGAGCTCAAGGGAACCGAGAAGCGCGACTTTCTCATTTCTCTCGAGAAGAAGTACCAGCAGAAAtgggccgaggagaagatcttcgaggtcgacgccccCTCCACGACCGAGGTCCCCCTGCACTCCATCACCGCCGAGGAGTtgcgccagcagcagcccaaATGGTATGATGCAACTGGGTGAGATTGCTGAAGATGGCATGTTGACAAGTGCGCAGGATGGGTTGCATGGCCTTTCCCTACATGAACGGCCGTCTTCACGCCGGCCACCTGTTCTCCGTGAGCAAGGTCGAGTTCGGTGCCGGTGTAAGAGAAGCCATATGTCTGGAAACCCAGGGAGGGAGCTAATGGAGTGATCCAGGTCGCCCGTATGCAAGGAAAGCGTGCTCTGTTCCCCATGGGATGGCACGCGAccggcatgcccattaaggCTGTTGCCGACAAGCTGAAGAACGAAGTTGCCATGTTCGGCCGCGACTTTGAGGGATACAAGGaggaggtcctcgtcgacgagaagcctgtc
Protein-coding regions in this window:
- a CDS encoding Frataxin gives rise to the protein MARSNLTKLSGAAARTLRASSQARLAIPRRSALLLLAPKPAVSVVPARKLFTTSSVAARGIMPDTDDPKVKETPKDEVKMNIVELTDAEYHELSDAHLETILTQLEELADAREGIDVEYSAGVLTVTFPDAGTYVINKQPPNKQIWLSSPISGPKRYDWVIVGDSQNEKEGTAAGAWVYARDGSTLDDLFLKELDIDLSIAPSTYGEDQS
- a CDS encoding Clathrin adaptor complex small chain, which encodes MINAFLVFNGQGQPRLTKFYTQLETSMQQRLISEIFTLVSNRPAGSCNFLPLPPLLAASGTSHSSSSEENDVPSLVTYRNYATLYFIVISTSTESPLALIDLIQVYVEALDKLFENVCELDLIFNFETLHATLGEMIVGGVVIETNLDRIVSGVRAQGTVAKRPVNEGRNVGLGGGLGMGGNFVWHGR